The Betaproteobacteria bacterium sequence CGGATGGAAGAGGGCGCAAGGATTCGCGACGAGTACGTCGCCATGTTCCGCGAAGAATGGCGTCTGGAGCGCGGCGATGTGCCGCTGCAACGCATCGCCATCGTTGACGAGAATCCGGCTGAACAGTTTCTGGCCCTTGAGTTTCAATTGTTCAAGGAACTCTTCGAGCAGCACGGCATTGCCACCGTGGTCGTCGATCCAGCCGACTTTACCAGCGGGGGCAATCAGCGTTTGGAGTCCGGCCAGCCGGTCGACCTGATTTACAACCGTCTGACCGACTTTTCTCTCGATGCTACGGTCAACCGGAAAATTCGCTCAATTTTCGAAAATTCCGGCGTGGTGCTGACGCCGCACCCACGCGCCCATGCGCTGTATGCCGACAAACGCAACCTGATGCAGTTATCCAATGAGGCCGCGCTCGAGGCGCTGGGCGTTACTGAAGCTACCCGCCAGACCTTGCTCGCCGGCATTCCGAAAACTGTCGCCGTAAGGCTCGAGCAGAGCGAACAATTCTGGGCCGAACGCAAGCGCTGGTTCTTCAAGCCGCCCGCCGGCTTTGGCGGTCGCGCCGCCTACCGGGGTGACAAACTGACCAAGCGGGTATTCGAGGAAATCCTGCACGGCGGCTACATTGCGCAGGAAATAGCGCTGCCGTCCGAGCACGCCGTGCCGGTTGACGGCGTAGCGGCAACGATGAAGGCTGACATCCGCTGCTACGTCTATAACGGGCGCACGCAACTCGTCGCCGCACGCATCTATCAGGGTCAAACCACCAATTTCCGGACACCGGGCGGCGGTTTTGCCCCGGTTTTTGTCGCCTGAACGGTTAAAATCCGCTCATGAAAGTATTTGGTATTGCCGGCTATTCCGGCTCGGGCAAGACGACCTTGCTGGAAAAGCTCATTCCCCAGCTCACTGCACGCGGCCTCACTGTGTCGGTCATCAAGCATGCCCATCATGGCTTCGACATAGACCGTCCGGGCAAGGATTCCTTCCGCCATCGTGAAGCCGGTGCCACCGAAGTGCTGCTCTCCTGCGGCGACCGCTGGGCGCTGATGCATGAGCGACGTGACGAGCCGGAGCCGACGCTCAATGAACTGATCGGCCACCTGTCACCCTGCGACCTCGTGCTGATCGAAGGCTTCAAGCAGGAACCGGTGCCCAAGCTGGAAGTCTATCGCCCTGAAAACGGCAAACCGCCGCTCTTTCCCGAGCGCAGCGACATCGTTGCCGTGGCCACCGACGCAGACATCGCCACCGACCTGCCCAAGCTGCCGCTGAACGATTACGCCGCGATGGCCGATTTCGTCATGAACCACCTGAATTTGCAGGAACGCCCATGCTGAGTTTTGAACAAGCCCTGGAAAAACTGCTGGCCGCTGCCCAGCCGGTCGAGGAAACCCGCTCGCTGCCGCT is a genomic window containing:
- the mobB gene encoding molybdopterin-guanine dinucleotide biosynthesis protein B, whose product is MKVFGIAGYSGSGKTTLLEKLIPQLTARGLTVSVIKHAHHGFDIDRPGKDSFRHREAGATEVLLSCGDRWALMHERRDEPEPTLNELIGHLSPCDLVLIEGFKQEPVPKLEVYRPENGKPPLFPERSDIVAVATDADIATDLPKLPLNDYAAMADFVMNHLNLQERPC